The following proteins are encoded in a genomic region of Emys orbicularis isolate rEmyOrb1 chromosome 19, rEmyOrb1.hap1, whole genome shotgun sequence:
- the GNG14 gene encoding putative guanine nucleotide-binding protein G(I)/G(S)/G(O) subunit gamma-14, which translates to MSGKAASSNHTSQGQRAVEQLRTEAGLERMKVSKAARELLQYCRAHAQSDPLLTGVPASANPFKDQKTCSIL; encoded by the exons ATGTCGGGGAAGGCGGCCAGCAGCAATCACACAAGCCAGGGCCAGAGGGCGGTGGAGCAGCTGCGAACAGAAGCCGGGCTGGAGAGAATGAAG GTCTCCAAGGCAGCCCGTGAGCTGCTGCAGTACTGCCGGGCGCACGCCCAGAGCGACCCGCTGCTGACTGGTGTCCCTGCCTCGGCCAACCCCTTCAAAGACCAGAAAACCTGCAGCATCCTGTGA